The genomic stretch AGCATGGCCGAGCCGTGGTGCATTGTGCGGTACTGTTGGAACTGATTGCCATTGTCTGCCTGGCAGTGATGGCATCGATTCACATCAATCCGACTTCCAATGCACACGGTCCAGCCAATTCGTGGGCTAGTGGCCGTTGAAAAGTTGTTCGCAGTGATTGTGTTTCGTGAACGGTTTGGTTTCTCTTTTCTTTTTTATCTTCTTAACATATGAGGTTCGACCATGTCGAATGCGTTACTCAAAATTCGTAAATTCCTGACTTCTGAAGATGGCCCCACGGCAGTGGAATACGCCGTCATGTTGGCCTTGATTGTGATTGTGTGCTTGGCCGCCATTGGCAACATTGGCACCAACGCCAAGACCACGTTCACCACGATTGCCAACTCGCTGGCCAGCGGCAGCTAATTGACCCTGGTTGTTTTGGGATTGTTGTTTACTTTTCAAGCCTGGGGGTTACGACCCCCAGGCTTGTGTTTTTGAGGCGCAAACTGGACGGGCCGTTCATGCGGAATTAATGCCGGAAGGCGCCGTGCGCGGCGACAAGGGGCCGGGTTTTGACGTAAAGTTTTGTAATTGTTCCTCGGAGGTTGCGCTACGGTTGCCGCGGGATGAAAGGCAGCGACGAAACTTGATGCGAAGTCTGGAAAGACCAATCGGCATCACGGGGTGAACGAAGGGAGACTTGCAATGCAGGTTTGGGTCGCGAAAATCCGTCGCCTTTTTAAATCTGAAGACGGTCCGACGGCAGTGGAATATGCCGTTATGCTGGCGCTAATCGTGGTGATTTGTTTGGGGGCCGTCAGGACGAT from Pirellulales bacterium encodes the following:
- a CDS encoding Flp family type IVb pilin, with translation MSNALLKIRKFLTSEDGPTAVEYAVMLALIVIVCLAAIGNIGTNAKTTFTTIANSLASGS
- a CDS encoding Flp family type IVb pilin; translated protein: MQVWVAKIRRLFKSEDGPTAVEYAVMLALIVVICLGAVRTIGTNAKTAFTTIANSLASGS